TTATTCTTCAATATCATTGAGTAACATAATAGTTAATCTTGATGAAGAAGAATGGTATAACCCGATAATAAATAATAATAGCGATAGTATTGTTGCAAAAGCTTTAAAAAGCATAGGAAACGAAGAATTAGAAATGCTTACATTAATGTTAAAGAAAGCAACACTGCATATCAGCGGTATAAAATGTACTTATATTCAGATTAAATCAGGAGTAAAAAATCATTATCATTCGGAGGATAGTGAGTTTTCTATCGGTGATAAATGTATATGGCTTGTAGGCTATAGCTCTGACTATGTGGATTCGATGGTAAATATAATGTTAATTTTTAATGGTTCTATAAAAATTGAATTTGATGAGTCAGATATATTGATTGAATCAATGAATTACAAATGTTTTATTGACTCTACAAGTGTAAATACATTTAATAATGCGCTTGATTTATTCGTAGAAACGAAAAAACGATGGATGGATAAAAGTAAATTTAATGGGATAAAGTCTAGCTTATTAAACTTTGATGGTTTTATTAAATATTTTGATGATACAGAGTATGGGAGTTTTGCAATTAAAAACTACATTCCTAAAAATTGAATGCTATCAAGTAGATAATAAAAAAGCATTACTTTAGTCAAAAATATTTTTTAGCGTTCCCCCTCAGCCAACCGGATAATCAACTGTCCGGCTTGACGAGTGAGGGTATAGTGACTGCCCACCTCAAACCCCAACTCCTTCAACCACTTACCGCTGATTATCAGTTGGGGGCTGGGGTTGGGTTTACCGCTGTTCGGCAAGTAACCCACTGAATATCGTCTGCTTTTGACCTCATCTTCTTTAGTCACCTATCCAAATATTCCAAGCCTATTTTGTTATTTTCCTGTCTTTTTTACTCAAGCACACCGAACAAACCACCGACAAATACGACTCGAAGCAAAAAGGCGGTAGCTTGTCGGGGAGTATTGGCACAGGGTTGAATACCACGGCATCGGCGAATGTGAATAAAACCGAGATGCACAGTGATTATCAATCGGTGGATAAACAAACGGGTATTAATGCAGGCAAAGGCGGTTTTGATATCACGGTGATACTAGCTAATCTTAAAAAAGGTATATTAGTAATAAACTTTAAATGAATATTTTCTGGAGGTGAAAGTTAATGGACATTCGTTGGTTGAAAAAAACAAAAAACTATTTAATAAGTCATGAGGGGGGAGATCTCTATTATTTGCTCGAATCATTGATTAAAAGGGAAAAAATGACATATAGACAATTCCTTTATGATGCATCTCATGGCATTAGCAATGGTGAAAGTGAAGGATTCGATTTTGTATTGGATGGCGATTATGATGACCCAAATGACTTTGACTCTGTTGAGTTTTACGTTGGTGGGTTGGAAAGTACGGAAATGACAGTGTCTATTTTTATAGAGTTAATGCAATATTTATCAGAAAGTTATCTCATTGATAATCCTAAAGATAAAATATCAGTTGAGACATCAATGCTAAGAATTAAGCAACGTTATTATAAATTTTTATAAAGAATAATTAACTTATCCTAACCTTCAAGCGATCTATTTAGTCTGTAGTCAATACCGTCATCGAACTTTGATAACCTAAAGATGTCCACCTAGCATATAACCAGAAAAATAGATTTCTCAGTGTAGGGTGCTATAGTTTATATGAAGAATATTATCCTTTAGCACAATACGAGAGGGGCACTTATGAGCTTTTTCCAAGAGATTTTAACTAAGGTTTTTAAACCCGCGGATGCAAAAATAGAAAATAGTGCAGACCCTGTTGCAGCCATGACGGAAGCGATTAGAGCCAATATTAATATTAGTAATGATGCTATTTCAGAAAATAAAATTGATGCCATGGCTGTGCTAGAAGGCTTGGCAAAAAGTTACCCACAAAAATTGAATTGGAAAGTGTCGATTGTTGATTTATTAACATTATTGGGTTTGGATAACAGCTTAACTGCACGGAAAAAACTTGCCGCAGAGCTAGGTTACCAAGGTGACACAAATGATACTGCAACCATGAACGTGTGGCTAATTAAAGAAGTTATTAAGCAATTAGAGCAAGCAGGTGGTAATGTGAATGAGCTTGTGAATCAACTCAAAAAATAATTTTCAGCAGTGCCGTAGTGTCATGACTGCGGCACGCTTAAAGTCATCATTAAATAAAAACGGTACAGCCTTTATTTCTCAGTGCTTCAACCACTTTTGGTTCCTCAGTAAAGCTATTCCATCGTAAATCTAGCTTAATTAGGCTAGTTAAATTTATTAAACTGTCAGGTAGTGTTTGAAGTTGATTGGCTCGTAAATCCAAATATTGGAGAGATGCCATTTCACTAATTGATTCAGGTAGTTGAGCTAACTGATTAAACCTTAGATTTAAAGTATGCAATTTCTTAAGGGCAGATATTGCAGGGGAGATCGTGTGAATTTTATTTTGATTCAGATCCAGAAGACGAAGAGAATATAGTCCCGAAATATTATCCGTAAGTTCTGAAATACGGTTATTCATCAAATGTATTTCATGCATATTAGTTAATTGAGAAAGAGAGTCGGGAAAGCTTTCGATTTGGTTATTATACAGCCGCAATTCATTAAGGTTTTGTAACTGAGAAAACCAAGAGGGTATCTCAGTTAACAGGTTATCCGTTGCATTGAAATAAACAAGATTTTTTAATTGGGATAATGAATTTGGCAGAGAGCGAATGCCATTGTCGCTCAAATAGAGAAATTGCAATTGATGCAGTTTACCTATTTCATCTGAAATTTCGGCAATGTGGTTGTGCCCTAAATCTAACATTTTGAGCTGTGTTAACTTTGCTATTTCAGCAGGAATCGATTGAATCTGGTTACAGGAAAGATTGAGAACGCTGAGATTTTTACAGTGAGTTACATTACGAGGAAATACACTGAGTTTATTGTTATATGCACTGACTAAGCTGTAATCGAAAGGTGCTAGAATGTGTGTGTCAATTTCGTCTCGGCAGCTTGAATCCAGATTGAGTTCAAACTGTGAGTTTGAATGTTGGTGTAGCATCGCCTTCCTCGCTCTAATTAAAATGTATTAATTGCATTTTATCTGCAAAAAATAAAATAATGAACAACATAATAAGATTGAATTGAATGGCGTTTTAAGTCATTAATCATGCCGCTATCTATGATACAGTTTAAAAAGTTAACGGATATCAATATCAGCCTAGGTGAACAACATGTCTAATATTTTATTGTTAGATAGTGAAAATTTCTCACGCACATTATATAACCCACAAGAGCAAGACTCACCCATTGTTGTTGTCTATTTTTCTGCATCATGGTGTATACCTTGCAAAAATATGAAGCCTGTTTTTGAGCAATTAGCGAGCCACTTTGAAAAAAGTTCGGTTAAATTTGCTATGGTTGATATCGCTCAGTCCCCCATATTAGCGCCTAAATATGGTATTAAATCTGTCCCAACGATCGCTGTTTTTAAAGAGTCTCGATTGATAAAAGTGATGGCGGGAGAACTATCTTTCGCTAAAGCTGTAGAAACTTTAAACCAAATATTTTGTATTAATTAGGCGTTCGGTTTAAAGTGATTTTCCCTTTTTTATAACACGAATAAACTCATTGTTATGCTGCTATTGATTCTTGAAGGTTTACTGATTGGGTGCTTGCTTGGGTTAACAGGGGCAGGCGGTGGTATTTTGGCGGTTCCTGCGTTGATGGCGAGCCAAAATTGGACGGTGGCACTTGCTGCCCCTGTTGGGCTTTTGGCAATAACATTGGCTGCTTTTATTGGTGTTATTCAAGGGCTTATTAGTAAAACAATACGTTACAAAGCGGCTATATGGATTGCCATAGTTAGTATTCCTTTTGCCAAATATGGTATTTATCTGGCTCAAATAATTACGCCTATTTGGCTGACGTTAGCCTTCAGCCTCGTGATGCTTTTTGTTGCATATCGTACTTTTTTTAGCCAATTAACTGAACTAAACGATGTACCCTGCCAAATTAACCAAGAAACAGGCAAGTTTATTTGGAATATAAAAACGGCATCCATATTGGGTGGGATAGGAATTATTGCGGGACTTTTAACTGGGTTGCTAGGTGTTGGAGGTGGTTTTGTGATAGTCCCTGCCTTACGGAAAGTGTCCAACTTAAATATAAAAAGCATTATTGCCACTTCATTAATGGTCATTTTTTGTATTGGCAGCGTAAGCATCCTAATAAATATTTTGAATGGGTTTCAATACCCTAAAGAAATTAGCTTAATATTTATCGCCTCTTGTATTATTGGTATGTTAATAGGGCGATTAATCATGAATTATATTTCATTGAAATTAGTTAAAAATATATTTGCGAGTTTAATTGTTATGGTCTCTATCGGGCTGCTCTATTCAATATTTGATGAGTTAAATATAATTTGAATTGTATGTTTAATTATGAAATAGAATAAATTAACTCGCTCTATTTGTGATTTAATTATTTTTGCATTTTATGGTGCATATCACCCTTTTGGATTTTAGTGAGTTATTGTGCCACTATTGAAGAAAAACGATTTATCTTCACCATCAATACGGTATAATGAATAATCGCATTTCATCTTCTCTGATAATAGCTTAAAGGAATTTCACTATATCAATCAGGGGTGTCATTAAAGGTTGACTAATATAATTATGACAAAACAAGATAGTTCAACAACAATAATTGATATAGCTAAGCGTGCAAATGTTACTGATATTACCGTTTCACGTGCATTTAACCATCCTGAAATGGTAAAGAAAGAAACAAGGGACAAAATATTAGCAATTGCTCAAGAGCTCAATTATGTTCCAAATCTTTTTGCACGAAATCTGAAAAATAAAAATAGCCGTATAATTGGTGTGGTTACGGATAGTACATTTAACCCTTTCTATGTGGTACTCATTCAAACCGTTTCTCGTTTAGCGAAAGAGAAAGGGTATCAAGTGATGATTTTTGATTCGGATAGTGATGAAAAAGCAGAGAAAACCGCAATAGAAACCTTAGTTAGTTACAAGGCAAGTGGTATTCTGCTATCCCCTGTACGTGATGATAAAGATTATCAGCCCAGCTATCTTTCATTAATTGATCAACATAATGTGCCATTAGTATTTGTCGACCGTGCGATTTATGGTTATGAAAAAAAATATTCAGGGTTATTTTTAAAGAACTTTGAAATTGGTGCATTAACAGGAAAATTCCTTAATGAACAAAATAGCGAAAATACGTTAATTATTTCTGGCCCTAAAGATTCAGAAATTAGTTTGTCTCGTTTATCAGGAATATATGCAAGTTTTCCAAATAGAAAAAATCTTAATGTTTTATATAGTAGTTATATGTTTAATAAGAAAGATGAAGCCTATTTAAGACAAAAGGTTCAAGAGCTTTACACTCCGGGTATGTACATTGTTGGGTTGAATGGAATTATTACCGCGGGGATGTATAAAATCATTGCAGAATTAGGGTTATCTTGTCGTTACTTTTCAGTCGATTTACCGCCTTATGCAGATACTTATCATTTGTCTATTTCTGGTGTTCATCATGATTCCGTTTACCTTGGTGAATTAACCACAGAATTATTATTTTCAGAAATAGAGCGTGATACCAATAAAGACCATGAAACGAAACAAATTTTTGTTAATGGTAAGCTTGTTATTTATTAATAATAAAAAATTGCCCCGTAAAGGGGCTATTTTATCCAATCCTTTCTTCTCCAGAATACCTTTACTGTTTTATATTTCATTTTAATTAATGATTAAAAAAAACGGTTAATTGGTTGTCATAATCGACAAGCAACTAACCGATAAGGTTGGATCATGAAAAAACTTAGCGCTTCATAGAGCTAATAAATGTTGCACCCCAGATAATTAAACCTTTGACAATGTATTGAACATAAGGGGAAATACCCAATAAATTCAACCCATTATTGAGTACCCCTAGGATCATCGCACCAATTAGAGTGCCGATAATCATGCCGCGTCCACCTGCAATGGAAGCGCCACCCAATACCACGGCGGCAATCGCATCTAATTCAAAACCGACGCCAGCATTAGGTTGCCCACTCATGACACGTGATGTAAAAATTAACCCTGCAAATGCGGCGGTAAAACCACTTATTACGTATACCAGCATTTTATAACGTTCAACGCGGATACCGCTTAAGCGAGCGGCTTCTTCATTTCCACCAATGGCATAAATATAGCGACCAAATGAGACATGGTTTAAAACAACATAAAAAATAAGATAAAGGCCAAGCATTAATAAAATGGGGACTTGAATTCCCATTAGCTCTTCGCGTCCCCAGAAGGCAAACTCTTTGGGTAAACCAGATATTGGATAACCGCCGGTGTAAATTAATGCTAAACCTTTCGCAATAATCATCGCGCCTAATGTGACGATAATTGGTGGCATTTTACCGTAAGCGGCTAAAATTCCATTAATAAAACCAAATGCGATCCCTGATAATAATCCCAGAGCAATAGCAGCGTAAGGATCCATACCGTAATATTTCATCAGGCCAGCCATTAAAGTACCTGACAGCGCCATAACGGCACCTACAGATAAATCAATTCCACCTGTTAAAATAGCAAAGGTCATCCCAATAGCGATGATGGCATTAATTGAAACTTGGCGCGCAATCGTTGAAAGGTTATTTACCGTTAAAAAATGCTCATTAAAAATGGACATACAAGTAAATAAAAGAATTAAACCAACAAATGGTAAAAATGCCGGTATTTTTGTTAATCTAGAAAAACTAAATTTAGGTTTAGTTAAAGGAATTGCACTTTGATTAGACATAGTCGTTATCCTATATAATATTGCCAGCCGCATGCACCATAATCTGAGTCGAGTTAATATCATCTCCACTTAACTCAGCGGCAATTTCACCATCACGAAAGACCAAAACTCTGTCACTCACACCGATAACTTCGGGTAATTCAGAAGAGATCATAATAATGGAGATCCCTTTTTCAGTGAGTGAGCGCATTAGCTGATAAATTTCTGATTTTGCCCCAACATCAATACCTCGAGTGGGCTCATCGAAAATAAGAATTTTGGCTTGTTTATTTAGCCAGCGAGCAATAACAACTTTTTGCTGGTTACCACCACTTAATGTGGAAACCGCAGTGTGAGGCTCTGGTGTTTTAACTTTTACTTGAGAAATTAAATCAATAGATAAAGTCAGTTCTTTTTTATTTTGAATTAAAAATAATTTTTGAGCATGGTTATTCAGCCAAATATTTTCATTGACTGAGAACGGTAAAACTAAACCTTGGGTTTTACGGCTTTCAGGTAATAAACCGATACCTAATTGCAGAGCTGCTGCCGCAGATTTAATTTTGACTTCTTTGCCTTCTAAAACGACTTTTTTCTTATACGCCTTATCCGCACCAATCATGGCGAGAATAGTTTCGGTTCTTCCTGAACCTACAAGGCCTGCTAACCCTAAAATCTCGCCTTTTTTCAATTGCAGGTGGTTAACTGGACTATTCGCAAAACGTTGAATTTCAGCATCAAGAATAATTTCTTGTTGGGTGAATTCACGCTTATGTGGATAGATATTTTCCACTTCACGACCAACCATCATTTCAATAATGACATCTAAGTCCGTTTCATCGACTTTGCGCGAGCCAATATATTGCCCATCACGTAGTACACTGATGGTATCGCATATTTCATAAATTTCTTCTAAGTGATGAGAAATGAAAAACATGCCAACACCTTTGGCTTTTAAGTCCCTCATTACATCAAATAGATGATTTGCTTCATTCGGTGTTAGTGTTGCTGTTGGTTCATCTAATACCAAAATTTTGGCATCTAAAGAGAGTGCCTTGGCAATTTCAATAAATTGTTGTTCAGCGATACTTAAGTGGCTAATTGGCTCATCAATATCGATATTAACACCCAGATCGGCCAATAAGGCTTGAGACTTTTGGCGCATCAGTTTTCTATCTAATAAACCAAATTTATTTTTTAACTCGCGATTTAAAAAGATATTTTCAAATGCATTTAAATAAGGGATCAGGGAAAATTCTTGGAAAATAATACCAACGCCTGCCTTAATTGCATCCCTGTAGTTATGGAATGTATGCTCTTTACCTTCAATCAGAATTTTTCCGCTATCAGGTTTATGTATTCCACATAAAACTTTCATTAGCGTAGATTTACCTGCGCCATTTTCACCTAATAATGCGTGAACCTCACCTTTTTCAAGGGAGAGATTAATATTATCTAACGCCTTAACTCCAGGGAAAGTTTTACTGACATCTTGTAATGCTAATAATTGCATCATATTGCTTCCCTATATTTCTTAACCGCTTAAAAATGGGTAACAAAGCCATTTGGAATAAAGTGATTCCAATATGTATTTAATTATTAATTGTTATGTAGAGGTATTGCACCTAATACGTAGAGTACAGGTGCAATACAATTAGTGAGTCAACGTTCGATTACCAGTGGAAATCTTTTGCATTTGTTTTATCGATTAATTTAACATCAATCGGTACTTCTTTTGGTACGTTAGCACCCCAATATTTCGCCAGACCCATTGCTAAGCCAATACGAACTTGGTCACGTGGGAACTGTGCAGAAGTTGCAATAAACGGTGAGTTACCTTTCGCAATTTCAGCAACGGCTTCAGGTGAACCATCAACACTGACGAGCTTCACATCACGACCTGAAGATTCGATAGCCGCTAATGCGCCTAATGAACCAACATCGTTAACACTGAAAATACCGTTCAAAGTCGGGTTAGCTTGCAGCATATTTTCTGTGACGTTCATCGCAGTGTCACGCTCTTGCTTACCATTTAATTTGGTGACAATTTTAATGTTTGGATATTCTTTCATTGCAGCTTCAAAGCCACGAACGCGTTCGAGGATTGGCACAACAGGGATACCATCTAAAATCGCGACTTCACCTTTTCCACCCAGAGCTTCACCTAAACGTTTACCTGCCATTAAGCCTGCATCGTAGTTTTTAGACCCGACGAAAGAGTCAATTGGGCCATTCGCTTGTGCATCGATAGCGATAACCACAACACCCGCTTTTTTCGCTGCTAGTACCGCGGTTTCTGCGCCAACGCTATCTGCAGGGTTGATTAACAAGATATCGATTTTTTTCTGTAACATATCTTCGATATCGCTGGTTTGTTTAGATACATCATGCGCTGCATCAGAAATATACAGCTGAGCACCCATGTCGCCAGTTGCGCTCTCCAGAGCTTCTTTCATCGTAACGAAATATTCGTTGTTTAATTCTTGAAACGACATACCAACTGAAACGGGTTTTGCCGTAGCGTTGAACGCCATACCTAAAGTCAGGACACTTGCAGCTACAGCTAACTTTTTGAATTTACTCAACATAAGATGTTCTCCTAAAGAGCGTTTAATTATATGTAGGGTGTTACTTGTTTTGTGTTTATTAAAATTATTAATTATTACAAACAGTTAGTGCATGCCTATGGCTTGATGACGACTTTAATTGAGTCGGCAGATTTCGCCATGACAAAGGCTTCTTCCCAATCATCGATGGAGTAGAAGTGGGTAACGATATCATCGGCATTGACTAAGCCACGGCTAAAGAGATCGATAGCAACCTCGTAGCTGTATGGGCCTAAGTGCGCGCCGCGGATATCCAGTTCTTTACGGTCACCAATAATTGACCAGTCAACGGTAGTTTCTTTACCGAATACGCTAAATTCAACGAAACGACCAAGTTTACGGATCATTTCTAACCCTTGCGTCACGCCAATAGGAGCGCCTGTTGCTTCGATATAAACATCGCAACCGTAGCCTTCCGTCATCTCTTTGACTAACTTGATGGCGTCTTCTTTCAGTGGATTGATCACCACGTCAGCACCAAATTTTTTCGCTAATTCAAGGCGTTCGTCGATAGCATCAATGACGACTAATTTTTTTGGTGTTTTAAGTTTTGCAACTTGGATCATACACAGACCAAGTGGACCTGCACCTGCAATGACGACGACGTCATTTAAATCGATATCACCACGGCGAACAGTGTGGATAGCACAGGCCATTGGTTCGATTAATGCGGCGTCTTTATCGGAAAGCTCATCGGGAATTTTGTGAATGATAGCGCGCTCAGAAAAGCGCATGTATTCTGCCATACCGCCATCTGCAACTTCTTTTTGAAAACCGTAGATATCATGGGTTTCGCACATCCAGTATTTACCTGATTTACAGAAACGGCACTCCCAGCAAGGAACGATTTGTTCCGCGAGGATACGGTCACCCACTTTTAATTTATATTTTTCAGCGGATCCTTCGCCCAATTCTGCTACGCGGCCATAAAATTCATGACCTGGAACGACAGGGGCTTTGATCCAAGGGTCATCACCCCAGAACATTTGTGCGCCATCATTGGCTTTGCAGTCACCTGCACAGATCCCACAGCCATCGACTTTAATGACAACTTCACGAAAGCCAGCCGCAGGTCTTTTAATATTTTCAAAGCGATAGTCATGGGGACCATGACAAACAACGGCTTTCATTTTTTCAGGTAGGTTACTCATGTTCTAAAACCTCTTTCTAGTTGTTAGCCCTAATGTTGACGTCAACATTAAGCGTTTTTTTTATCTCTAAATTGCTTTAATTTTTACGCTTAACGATAAATTTGGATACGAATGTAAGAAAAATGGTTCTTTAATGTTATAGATAAAATAATTTATTTTTAATATGACGACGTCGTCATTTTTGAAAGAGCGAAGAAGAAAAACTAAGATTTGTGATTTAACTCTTAATTTTAATTGCTTTCAGGGCACCTTCAAAAGAGGGAGGAAACGTCAATCACAAGTTTCTAACACGATGAAAAATAAGTAATAAAATAAAATTCATCCCTCGTGTTAGCTTTATTAAGAAATGAATATGAAGCCGAGTATAATTATTTTAACTGTTTTCAGAAGTGGATAATTCATGCAAAAACATTTCAGCTCACATTTTTATATGAAAATTAATTTCATTTTCATTAAGTAAGGTGATTTAAAATTGGAAATAAGCCAATATTTTATTTATTAAAAATAATTTTATAGTAAGACGTGAAAGCAACAAGTTCTGTAACTTAAATTTTTATCAAAATTGAGTATGAATAAATAAGGTTTGAAAGAAAAAAGGGCTCTATTCTGCATTGTATATAATCAATTCAACTAAGAATAAAGCCAAAAAATACCAATTAATAACTTCATTTTGTAAGGAAATAGGTGTTTTTATTTATAGTGA
The window above is part of the Providencia sp. R33 genome. Proteins encoded here:
- a CDS encoding SymE family type I addiction module toxin, producing MTKEDEVKSRRYSVGYLPNSGKPNPSPQLIISGKWLKELGFEVGSHYTLTRQAGQLIIRLAEGER
- a CDS encoding DUF3597 domain-containing protein, whose translation is MSFFQEILTKVFKPADAKIENSADPVAAMTEAIRANINISNDAISENKIDAMAVLEGLAKSYPQKLNWKVSIVDLLTLLGLDNSLTARKKLAAELGYQGDTNDTATMNVWLIKEVIKQLEQAGGNVNELVNQLKK
- a CDS encoding leucine-rich repeat domain-containing protein: MLHQHSNSQFELNLDSSCRDEIDTHILAPFDYSLVSAYNNKLSVFPRNVTHCKNLSVLNLSCNQIQSIPAEIAKLTQLKMLDLGHNHIAEISDEIGKLHQLQFLYLSDNGIRSLPNSLSQLKNLVYFNATDNLLTEIPSWFSQLQNLNELRLYNNQIESFPDSLSQLTNMHEIHLMNNRISELTDNISGLYSLRLLDLNQNKIHTISPAISALKKLHTLNLRFNQLAQLPESISEMASLQYLDLRANQLQTLPDSLINLTSLIKLDLRWNSFTEEPKVVEALRNKGCTVFI
- a CDS encoding thioredoxin family protein produces the protein MSNILLLDSENFSRTLYNPQEQDSPIVVVYFSASWCIPCKNMKPVFEQLASHFEKSSVKFAMVDIAQSPILAPKYGIKSVPTIAVFKESRLIKVMAGELSFAKAVETLNQIFCIN
- a CDS encoding sulfite exporter TauE/SafE family protein, coding for MLLLILEGLLIGCLLGLTGAGGGILAVPALMASQNWTVALAAPVGLLAITLAAFIGVIQGLISKTIRYKAAIWIAIVSIPFAKYGIYLAQIITPIWLTLAFSLVMLFVAYRTFFSQLTELNDVPCQINQETGKFIWNIKTASILGGIGIIAGLLTGLLGVGGGFVIVPALRKVSNLNIKSIIATSLMVIFCIGSVSILINILNGFQYPKEISLIFIASCIIGMLIGRLIMNYISLKLVKNIFASLIVMVSIGLLYSIFDELNII
- a CDS encoding LacI family DNA-binding transcriptional regulator codes for the protein MTKQDSSTTIIDIAKRANVTDITVSRAFNHPEMVKKETRDKILAIAQELNYVPNLFARNLKNKNSRIIGVVTDSTFNPFYVVLIQTVSRLAKEKGYQVMIFDSDSDEKAEKTAIETLVSYKASGILLSPVRDDKDYQPSYLSLIDQHNVPLVFVDRAIYGYEKKYSGLFLKNFEIGALTGKFLNEQNSENTLIISGPKDSEISLSRLSGIYASFPNRKNLNVLYSSYMFNKKDEAYLRQKVQELYTPGMYIVGLNGIITAGMYKIIAELGLSCRYFSVDLPPYADTYHLSISGVHHDSVYLGELTTELLFSEIERDTNKDHETKQIFVNGKLVIY
- a CDS encoding ABC transporter permease; translated protein: MSNQSAIPLTKPKFSFSRLTKIPAFLPFVGLILLFTCMSIFNEHFLTVNNLSTIARQVSINAIIAIGMTFAILTGGIDLSVGAVMALSGTLMAGLMKYYGMDPYAAIALGLLSGIAFGFINGILAAYGKMPPIIVTLGAMIIAKGLALIYTGGYPISGLPKEFAFWGREELMGIQVPILLMLGLYLIFYVVLNHVSFGRYIYAIGGNEEAARLSGIRVERYKMLVYVISGFTAAFAGLIFTSRVMSGQPNAGVGFELDAIAAVVLGGASIAGGRGMIIGTLIGAMILGVLNNGLNLLGISPYVQYIVKGLIIWGATFISSMKR
- a CDS encoding sugar ABC transporter ATP-binding protein yields the protein MMQLLALQDVSKTFPGVKALDNINLSLEKGEVHALLGENGAGKSTLMKVLCGIHKPDSGKILIEGKEHTFHNYRDAIKAGVGIIFQEFSLIPYLNAFENIFLNRELKNKFGLLDRKLMRQKSQALLADLGVNIDIDEPISHLSIAEQQFIEIAKALSLDAKILVLDEPTATLTPNEANHLFDVMRDLKAKGVGMFFISHHLEEIYEICDTISVLRDGQYIGSRKVDETDLDVIIEMMVGREVENIYPHKREFTQQEIILDAEIQRFANSPVNHLQLKKGEILGLAGLVGSGRTETILAMIGADKAYKKKVVLEGKEVKIKSAAAALQLGIGLLPESRKTQGLVLPFSVNENIWLNNHAQKLFLIQNKKELTLSIDLISQVKVKTPEPHTAVSTLSGGNQQKVVIARWLNKQAKILIFDEPTRGIDVGAKSEIYQLMRSLTEKGISIIMISSELPEVIGVSDRVLVFRDGEIAAELSGDDINSTQIMVHAAGNII
- a CDS encoding ABC transporter substrate-binding protein — protein: MAFNATAKPVSVGMSFQELNNEYFVTMKEALESATGDMGAQLYISDAAHDVSKQTSDIEDMLQKKIDILLINPADSVGAETAVLAAKKAGVVVIAIDAQANGPIDSFVGSKNYDAGLMAGKRLGEALGGKGEVAILDGIPVVPILERVRGFEAAMKEYPNIKIVTKLNGKQERDTAMNVTENMLQANPTLNGIFSVNDVGSLGALAAIESSGRDVKLVSVDGSPEAVAEIAKGNSPFIATSAQFPRDQVRIGLAMGLAKYWGANVPKEVPIDVKLIDKTNAKDFHW
- a CDS encoding zinc-binding dehydrogenase, whose amino-acid sequence is MSNLPEKMKAVVCHGPHDYRFENIKRPAAGFREVVIKVDGCGICAGDCKANDGAQMFWGDDPWIKAPVVPGHEFYGRVAELGEGSAEKYKLKVGDRILAEQIVPCWECRFCKSGKYWMCETHDIYGFQKEVADGGMAEYMRFSERAIIHKIPDELSDKDAALIEPMACAIHTVRRGDIDLNDVVVIAGAGPLGLCMIQVAKLKTPKKLVVIDAIDERLELAKKFGADVVINPLKEDAIKLVKEMTEGYGCDVYIEATGAPIGVTQGLEMIRKLGRFVEFSVFGKETTVDWSIIGDRKELDIRGAHLGPYSYEVAIDLFSRGLVNADDIVTHFYSIDDWEEAFVMAKSADSIKVVIKP